The segment ACAAAAAGCAAACGAGGAGCATATTTCTATTAGCATTGTAACAGAGTTTACATCCAAATCCCGATCACAGCTCGTGCGTGTAGGATGCAAGATAGAATCAGTTACACACAAAGGTCAGGCTTGATCGATCATGATCTAGGTCATTGCTAAGTTATAAAGGAAACAAGATCTGAATGTTCTTTTAGCCAGTAACAATGTTTACATCTAAATCCCAGTCACAGCTCAGACGTGCAGGATGAAATAGAGAAACAGTTATAGGCACGAAGTTCAGGCTTTTGACCGAGCTAGGTTATTGAGGCTAAGTGCGTAAGGGAACATAATCTGAATGCTTCTTTTACCAAGTAACAGTGTTAAACATCTAAATCCCAATCACAGCTGAGACATGTGGGTGAAAGCTAGAAACAGCTATACACGAAGTTCAGGCTTTTGACCGAGCTACGTTCTTGCTAACTACATAGGGGAACATACTCTCACCTCTTCTTTAAAGCAAGCAACAGTGTTAACATCTAAATCCCAATCACAGCTGTGACATGTAGGATGAACGATAGAAACAGTTATGCACGAAGGTCAGGCTTTTGCGTGAGCTAtagttgagggccccaaagggggggtatcatcacgatcacgggaagggaaattttagctttcacgatcacagttaccttgatttttgttttcacgatcacaaacaccttgacgaatagaggatcatagagtgatacagctgtgaaaaatgtacgttgaaaataaaatgctttgcaataatccccatcacgatcacgaaaacaaatgacgatcacgatcacgagactttattgtttttgtcatcacggatcacgggcaaagtcccatcacgatcacagaaatggaaatgtccgcaatcacggtcacagaaaggtaaaaaaaacgccaatcacgatcacgattttaaaccctttggggccctcatagtTCTTTCCTGACAAAGACAACAAAGATCTAGACGTTTCGCCTAGCAAGTTACAGTGTTTACGTCGGAGAAATCACAGTAGAGGGCTGTAGGGTTGAAGAAGAGTCCATTCGGGCAGGCCAGACGCACAGGTGAGAGAACCCCGTTGCATTGGAAGAAGTCGTGGTGGTTGCAGTTGTCTGGCACGAGCTGACCAACGGTCTGGCAGACGCTGTTAGCGGTTGGAGGCGTGTTCACACAGGTAGTGTTGACCTGGGAGAACTCGGTGCCGGGCCGGCAAAGCAGCACGTAGGCATTCAGCACTCCGTCACACTGGATAAACCTGGCCAGCAAACGCAACCATCAATCACGCGCAAAAAAGTGTCCAGTCAAacatcttctctcttttttttaactgtaaTTGTCGATACTGAAACAATTACGGGGCACCAAGAGGTTGGCAGGctaattgcccccccccccccctcccggacAATTGGCCCCTGACAACTTTACTGCCTCCTGGGCAATTGCACCTTCTAGGACAATTATTGTTCCCCGGACAACCTCCCTCTTCCCCAAACAAGGTAGGACCATTTCCACTTGGACAACTGCcaactagtgtgtgtgtgtgtgtgtgtgtgtgtgtgtgtgtgtgtgtgtgtgtgtgtgtgtgtgtgtgtgtgtgtgtgtgtgtgtgcgtgtgtgtatgtgtgtgtgtgtgtgtgtgtgtggccataACAAGGCAGACAGGCCAACAAAGTCAGtgttatagacagtcattccaTCTTAAATCAGTTACCACAGATTTGACAGGAGAAATGACCTTTTGTTTAACACGTCAgtaaaagaagaaggaaaaacgcacacaaaaagcCACATCGCTGATTCTAAAGCTACAGCGCGTTCATAGGTTCGTTTTATTGAATTCGCCACGATATTTTTGTTTATATTTTATCGCCATGCataccgttaacaaacgcatgcgcaatCGTGAGTATTTCCCCAATTTcgtcgaccttgacctcagtcCTACGTGCACAGAGAATAGCTTCGGAAGTTTACACTTTAAAGGTAGGCAATTGCTTTCAAAGTGTTTAACTTCCttctcatgcatacgggcccagaatGGGGTACTTACTTCGTCACCTCACCAGGGTAAGGAAAGTAGAACTTCTCGTTATCTATGGCTGTTTGAGTACAAGGGTTGGCCACCTCACTTGGCAACGGGACAGGGGCTTTCATGGTCGAAGCAGCGGTTCCTACTGAAAAGGAGAAAACCATAGGTAAAGAATAAGGAAGAAAACTTATTTTCTCTGTTCGCTTCTTGAGAACTTATGGTAACGGTTGATAGCACagcccagggccggaccaaatgagttgtaaaggggggggggggggttcctccttttttgggggggcaaatcagcgaagttgcgaagccacaagcgcgcgcctgctgaactagaggggtccgggggcatgctcccccagaaaatttttgaaaaacggttaaaatctgtacaatctggtgcattctgggccttgttttgagggttaagagcagcattgttttggtgctaaaactagtaaaaaacaagtcgcgtaaggcgaaaatacaatatttagtcaagtaactgtcgaactcactgaatgaaagtgaacgcaatgccatttttcagcaagaccgtatactcgtagcatcgtcagtccaccgctcatggcaaaggcagtgaaattgacaagaagagcggggtagtagttgcgctaagaaggatagcacgcttttctgtacctctctttgttttaactttctgagcgtgtttttaatccaaacatatcatatctatatgtttttggaatcaggaaccgataaggaataagatgaaagtgtttttaaattgatttggacaatttaattttaataataatttttatatatttaattttcagagcttgtttttaattcgaatataacatatttatatgtttttggaatcagcaaatgatggagaataagataa is part of the Littorina saxatilis isolate snail1 linkage group LG15, US_GU_Lsax_2.0, whole genome shotgun sequence genome and harbors:
- the LOC138947936 gene encoding uncharacterized protein, whose product is MLPTLANESFLPSACGSSSNMGHPRPPSQPLGASSSSACLTVGMETVFKGTGNIVYLSLADSTPARKLPAEFEESTLKTLQLSNMMRMMILSSLAFVALLQVGTAASTMKAPVPLPSEVANPCTQTAIDNEKFYFPYPGEVTKFIQCDGVLNAYVLLCRPGTEFSQVNTTCVNTPPTANSVCQTVGQLVPDNCNHHDFFQCNGVLSPVRLACPNGLFFNPTALYCDFSDVNTVTC